A DNA window from Panthera tigris isolate Pti1 chromosome X, P.tigris_Pti1_mat1.1, whole genome shotgun sequence contains the following coding sequences:
- the SPRY3 gene encoding protein sprouty homolog 3 — translation MDAAVTDDFQQILPIEQLRSTHASNDYVERPPVPCKQALSSPSLIVQTHKSDWSLATMPTALPRSLSQCHQLQPLPQHLSQSSIASSMSHSTTASDQRLLASITPSPSGQSIIRTQPGAGVHPKVDGALKGEAEPSAVHPSEHLFICEECGRCKCVLCTAARPLPSCWLCNQRCLCSAESLLDYGTCLCCVKGLFYHCSTDDEDNCADEPCSCGPSSCFVRWAAMSLISLFLPCLCCYLPTRGCLHLCQQGYDSLRRPGCRCKRHTNTVCRKISSGSAPFPKAQEKSV, via the coding sequence ATGGATGCTGCAGTGACAGATGATTTCCAACAAATTCTTCCTATTGAACAGCTGCGCTCTACTCATGCTAGCAATGATTATGTGGAACGGCCTCCAGTCCCCTGTAAACAGGccctctccagcccttcccttatAGTGCAAACCCACAAATCTGATTGGTCCCTGGCTACCATGCCTACTGCTCTTCCCCGCAGTCTCAGCCAGTGCCATCAATTGCAGCCCTTGCCTCAGCATCTGAGCCAATCTAGCATTGCCAGCTCAATGTCCCATAGCACCACTGCCTCTGATCAAAGGCTCTTGGCCAGCATTACCCCCTCACCTTCAGGCCAGTCCATCATCCGAACCCAGCCTGGAGCAGGGGTCCACCCAAAGGTTGATGGTGCTCTGAAGGGAGAAGCTGAGCCATCTGCAGTGCACCCCAGTGAGCACCTCTTCATCTGCGAGGAGTGTGGGCGCTGCAAATGTGTCCTTTGCACGGCAGCTCGTCCTCTCCCCTCCTGCTGGCTGTGCAACCAGCGTTGCCTTTGCTCTGCCGAGAGCCTCCTCGATTATGGCACTTGTCTCTGCTGTGTTAAGGGCCTCTTCTACCACTGCTCCACTGATGACGAAGACAACTGCGCTGATGAGCCCTGCTCCTGTGGGCCGAGCTCTTGCTTTGTCCGCTGGGCAGCCATGAGCCTCATCTCCCTCTTCCTACCTTGCCTGTGCTGCTACCTGCCTACCCGTGGATGCCTCCATCTGTGCCAGCAGGGCTATGATAGCCTCAGGCGACCAGGCTGCCGCTGTAAGAGGCACACCAACACTGTGTGCAGAAAAATCTCTTCTGGTAGTGCACCATTCCCCAAGGCCCAGGAGAAGTCTGTATGA